A DNA window from Eremothecium cymbalariae DBVPG#7215 chromosome 3, complete sequence contains the following coding sequences:
- the SDD3 gene encoding Sdd3p (similar to Ashbya gossypii AFR334W) → MVFKKLVSFQLDYAPEYRLTKFVSSRTRLQVVHIHSKSSPLVEGYFALGTDCVNDSGAPHTLEHLIFMGSKKYPWKGLLDISGGITMSNTNAWTATDQTVYSLTSAGWVGFKKLLLVYLDHIVNPRLTDEACTTEVYYIDPKDLVDKGVVYSEMEGIESAAYSITNLEVQRLMFPEGNAYRSETGGLTKNLRKLSNEEIRKFHAEKYSPDNLCLIICGNVPEDELLDVIQEFDAELPEFNKPKRKRPFLDSPSSQIPRKLSQTIESTVEFPELDESQGEVVISWIGFPYTDHLNDLAASLLFDYLTDSSLSPFNKYLVEIENPLASRVRYHTSDYMRTIINLNVEGVPTEKLNDAKNKILEILETHKIDLTRIRQVIENEKWDYVYGREVGGFQLLAESCITDFLYGDEEGKILKESLSNLNDFETLLTWSVQQWQSFMTRLLNENKPVIVLGKPSSEMYYRLEKEQADLINERKATFSPEKIRELQKQLDDAQVANNRPIPRELLDRFAIEKPQESVDFLETRSISTIEHEDNDLKDELTNRILNTRPKDFPLFMHFESFTSQFIELNFLVNSRVVKDTSLLPYYYIFCELFNMPMKAEDDKIISFEDVVKNLKDETISYNISLELLGQFTDLIYFGIRCKSVNYGDAVKWIKHCLFDMVFDETRVRVLLEKFLNSIFESKRDGYSMQASLINRHLFTERSMKKSTDVLYVEGILRKVLDDIDSGEFDSVVLPRLETFRDQLRSYFHKFHILILGDIGKLDDVYKPWEQLVNKLPMDKSQVVIPPTPRSLETVSELGSCPMEVAYVITTPGSASSYMTCVTSIPINLDYQHPDFAAVALASEYLGCVEGPFWKGIRGSGFAYGAYISKQYEHNCIGFSIYRGTDIIKCYQTAKHIVEGFADGTTRFDPQLINAAISSLVLMLASEGNSYFNAAVVKYIDNFCKRRGPNFNTKFLTKLATVTVDDLRRVMEKYFVNMFNSEGGAVFMSCHPSKLEPIQEYLESQGYQVNVEELADDPDDEFSDCEIVEDLDT, encoded by the coding sequence ATGGTGTTTAAAAAACTAGTCTCTTTTCAGCTTGATTATGCACCAGAATACCGGTTGACTAAGTTTGTGTCGAGTCGCACTCGATTACAGGTGGTTCATATCCATTCTAAATCTTCGCCTTTGGTCGAAGGGTATTTTGCTTTGGGTACAGATTGTGTTAATGATTCGGGTGCTCCGCACACTTTGGAGCATTTAATATTTATGGGATCTAAGAAATATCCTTGGAAAGGATTGCTGGATATTTCAGGTGGTATCACGATGTCGAACACCAATGCTTGGACCGCAACTGATCAGACTGTATACAGCCTAACGTCTGCTGGTTGGGTTGGATTTAAGAAATTGCTGCTAGTTTATTTGGACCATATAGTGAATCCTAGGTTGACTGATGAGGCATGTACGACGGAGGTTTATTACATAGACCCTAAGGACTTAGTTGATAAGGGGGTTGTTTACAGTGAAATGGAGGGCATTGAATCTGCTGCCTATTCTATTACAAATTTGGAAGTACAAAGGCTAATGTTTCCGGAAGGTAACGCCTATAGATCAGAAACAGGGGGATTGACGAAAAATCTACGGAAGTTGAGTAATGAGGAAATAAGGAAATTTCACGCAGAGAAGTATTCACCAGATAATTTGTGTTTGATTATTTGCGGCAATGTTCCTGAGGATGAGTTACTAGATGTTATACAAGAATTCGATGCCGAATTACCAGAGTTTAATAAACCTAAACGAAAAAGGCCATTTTTAGATTCACCAAGCTCGCAAATTCCCCGCAAATTATCACAAACCATAGAATCTACTGTTGAGTTTCCTGAATTAGATGAATCTCAAGGTGAAGTCGTGATCTCATGGATTGGGTTTCCTTATACTGATCATTTAAATGATTTAGCAGCATCCTTGCTATTTGATTATCTTACCGACTCTTCCTTATCACCGTTCAACAAGTACCTGGTCGAAATTGAAAACCCACTAGCTTCTAGAGTTAGATACCACACCAGTGATTATATGAGAACGATTATTAATTTAAATGTCGAAGGTGTTCCAACTGAAAAGTTGAATGACGCTAAAAACAAGATTTTAGAGATTTTAGAAACCCATAAAATCGATTTGACAAGAATTAGACAAGTCATTGAGAATGAGAAATGGGACTATGTCTACGGACGCGAGGTTGGAGGATTCCAATTGCTAGCAGAGAGTTGTATTACCGATTTCTTATATGGTGACGAAGAAggaaaaatattgaaggaATCATTAAGCAATTTAAACGACTTTGAAACCTTATTGACATGGAGCGTTCAACAGTGGCAATCCTTTATGACTCGTTTACTAAATGAAAACAAACCTGTAATCGTTTTAGGCAAGCCAAGCTCTGAGATGTATTACCGCTTAGAAAAGGAACAGGCTGATTTGATCAATGAAAGGAAGGCCACCTTTTCACCAGAAAAAATACGGGAACTACAGAAGCAGTTAGATGACGCCCAAGTGGCAAACAATAGACCAATCCCAAGAGAATTATTGGATAGGTTTGCGATTGAAAAACCTCAAGAATCGGTTGACTTTCTTGAGACAAGAAGCATATCTACCATTGAGCACGAAGATAATGATTTAAAAGATGAGTTAACCAACAGAATCCTGAATACCAGACCAAAGGACTTCCCATTGTTCATGCATTTTGAAAGTTTCACTTCACAGTTTATTGAACTGAACTTCTTGGTCAATTCCAGAGTTGTCAAAGACACTTCTCTTTTACCTTATTACTATATCTTTTGTGAACTGTTCAATATGCCCATGAAAgcagaagatgataaaattatcagttttgaagatgtgGTCAAAAACCTCAAGGATGAAACGATCTCTTACAATATATCTTTGGAGTTGCTTGGTCAATTCACGGACTTGATCTATTTTGGTATTCGATGCAAATCTGTTAACTATGGTGACGCTGTGAAATGGATTAAACATTGCTTGTTTGATATGGTATTTGATGAGACACGCGTAAGAGTGTTATTGGAAAAATTCTTAAATTCgatatttgaatcaaaaaGAGATGGTTATAGCATGCAGGCGTCTTTAATTAATAGACATTTATTTACTGAGAGGTCAATGAAGAAGTCCACTGATGTTTTGTACGTCGAAGGGATCTTGAGAAAGGTAttggatgatattgataGTGGTGAATTTGATTCCGTGGTTTTACCTAGGTTAGAGACATTTAGGGATCAGTTGAGGTCCTATTTCCACAAATTCCATATATTGATCCTTGGagatattggaaaattGGATGATGTCTATAAACCATGGGAGCAGTTGGTTAACAAACTACCTATGGACAAATCCCAAGTAGTTATACCGCCAACTCCTCGTTCTTTAGAGACAGTTTCTGAACTCGGATCTTGTCCAATGGAAGTAGCATATGTCATTACCACACCAGGTTCCGCCTCTTCGTATATGACTTGCGTTACTTCCATCCCAATTAATCTAGACTATCAACACCCAGATTTTGCAGCTGTAGCTTTAGCTTCCGAATATTTGGGATGTGTTGAAGGCCCATTTTGGAAGGGTATTCGTGGATCAGGGTTTGCATATGGAGCATACATTTCCAAGCAGTACGAACACAATTGTATAGGTTTCTCAATATATCGTGGAACCGACATTATTAAATGCTATCAAACTGCCAAACACATTGTTGAAGGGTTTGCTGACGGTACTACAAGGTTCGATCCACAATTAATCAATGCTGCAATCAGCAGTCTAGTTCTCATGTTAGCAAGTGAAGGAAACTCTTATTTTAATGCTGCAGTGgttaaatatattgacAATTTCTGTAAAAGAAGAGGTCCCAATTTTAATACCAAATTTTTGACCAAACTTGCAACCGTTACCGTTGATGATTTGCGGAGAGTTATGGAGAAGTATTTTGTTAATATGTTCAATTCTGAGGGGGGTGCTGTATTTATGAGTTGTCATCCAAGTAAGCTGGAGCCAATTCAAGAATATCTTGAATCACAAGGATATCAAGTTAATGTTGAGGAACTAGCAGATGACccagatgatgaattttCTGATTGTGAGATAGTTGAGGACTTGGATACTTGA
- a CDS encoding PDPK1 family serine/threonine-protein kinase (similar to Ashbya gossypii AFR335C) — translation MSFEYKKPLVPNDSLSMHKNKPAQRRRPPSLNDPSMASVPALTLGEGHLNSCDNPRGHTPYSGGHIYGQKLLRPSIGRALTDSSNFIPFDDQEQNPQSPTVGQKPGVVDSHLGVDQYSLDSDDDNYDNETYKLNTTEDLTDLGTANSGPLSVQFASMSVDETYKRRQEEWAERGAAKLVKDMKDPETGKITRQVIKKGIKDFKFGEALGDGSYSTVVLATSVDSGKKYAAKILNKEYLIRQKKVKYVNIEKNTLQRLNSNHVPGIIKLFFTFQDEANLYFLLEYAPNGDFLSIMKKYGSLNEECARYYGAQILNGIYFLHRHGIIHRDIKPENILLDKSMKVKLTDFGTAKLLNRKDGTEEYDLTTRSKSFVGTAEYVSPELLNDSWVDHKCDIWAFGCILFQMIAGKPPFKATNEYLTFQKVMKVQYAFTAGFPMVVRDLVKQILVKKPEHRLTIPQIEKHLFFSDINFRDGSLWSAAAPEIAPYKVTAKAMQSIPALKDKANNIKPMVLADSRGQTTASKSGGPSSPVFPETTKQQQQQLLQQNVSPNSNSNPNGADGYDSYRSNNLTVKLDPQTARILEHARNEIMERKNQARSSSASSSAATVALYRRKPSNDSSNNLSSGSSRSATQRASHSAPAHNFSNIVAGSSAGSTTPKSTPNSAHEVKPTSSCPQNNIKSIPPLSKVDILWSYYLLKMDERVIRMGEIKMAIVKNQDLEKRVDKVRGVMVESSKAPTKATLLSQVVRNGGHNTGFRSPDKVGSHLIESDYYSESVIIWDNVKEEYKEKLGDDLIDIDRGLTASKIRKLFSGIRTDDTADLLSMDNYINKMVVITTFGRCLVFVRTIKASVESNLFFELQYEINLSLPGVNIKEIMTDGNDPFGTFVIQTPFNSFVFNCPQHELDIWTNSLNKSVKKNYERIVLANKEEPPSEVATVAARLTVGRNSGIPKTPSISVSCSPKTYHSVTPVKHNDTVSQPNTPNANYNSAPVTPALQQNSDGKHERLFESFINRKNYEKQPVQPVPHSSALVHGLPAASSHVRSMTTHRNSEGSLYPPSSRIKGSSSRMFTRSERAFRK, via the coding sequence ATGTCTTTTGAGTATAAAAAACCGTTAGTACCCAATGATAGTTTAAGTATGCATAAGAACAAGCCTGCTCAGAGGCGTAGACCACCGTCTCTGAACGATCCTTCAATGGCATCAGTGCCTGCCTTGACATTAGGGGAGGGGCATTTGAATTCTTGTGATAATCCAAGAGGGCATACACCGTATTCTGGAGGTCATATATATGGGCAGAAGCTACTGAGACCAAGTATAGGGCGAGCGCTGACGGACAGTTCAAATTTTATCCCTTTTGATGACCAAGAGCAGAATCCTCAAAGTCCTACTGTAGGGCAGAAACCTGGAGTTGTTGATTCTCATTTAGGAGTCGATCAATATAGTCTTGATTCTGATGACGACAATTATGACAATGAGACTTACAAGTTAAACACGACAGAGGATTTGACTGATCTAGGAACTGCAAACAGTGGTCCTTTATCTGTGCAGTTTGCTTCGATGTCTGTTGACGAAACGTATAAAAGGCGACAAGAGGAATGGGCGGAAAGAGGTGCTGCAAAACTTGTGAAGGATATGAAGGATCCCGAAACGGGCAAAATCACAAGGCAGGTAATCAAGAAGGGTATTAAGGATTTTAAGTTTGGCGAAGCTTTAGGGGATGGTTCATATTCTACTGTTGTACTCGCGACCAGTGTGGATAGTGGGAAGAAATATGCTGCgaaaattttgaacaaAGAGTATTTAATTCGTCAAAAGAAAGTTAAATATGTTAACATTGAGAAGAATACTTTGCAACGGTTGAATAGTAATCATGTTCCTGGTATAATTAAACTATTTTTTACTTTCCAAGATGAAGCCAATCTTTATTTCTTATTGGAATATGCTCCAAACGGCGACTTTCTTTCTATAATGAAAAAGTACGGCTCCCTTAATGAAGAATGTGCTAGGTATTATGGGGCTCAGATCTTAAATGGTATCTATTTTCTTCATAGACACGGAATTATTCACAGGGATATTAAAcctgaaaatattttattggATAAGTCTATGAAGGTAAAGCTAACTGACTTTGGAACCGCGAAATTGCTAAATCGTAAGGATGGTACTGAAGAGTACGATTTAACTACCAGGtcaaaatcttttgttGGTACAGCAGAGTATGTGTCCCCAGAGTTGTTGAACGATAGTTGGGTAGATCACAAATGTGATATCTGGGCGTTTGGTTGTATACTTTTTCAAATGATTGCTGGAAAACCCCCATTTAAAGCTACAAACGAATATCTAACCTTCCAAAAGGTTATGAAAGTGCAATATGCGTTTACTGCAGGTTTTCCGATGGTCGTGCGAGACCTTGTCAAGCAAATTCTTGTCAAAAAGCCTGAGCACCGGTTGACAATTCCACAGATTGAGAAGCATCTTTTTTTCAGTGATATCAACTTTCGAGATGGCAGTTTATggtctgctgctgcacctgAAATTGCGCCATACAAAGTAACTGCCAAGGCTATGCAATCAATCCCGGCACTAAAGGATAAGGCTAATAATATCAAACCTATGGTATTGGCTGATTCAAGAGGACAAACGACAGCCAGTAAATCTGGTGGCCCATCCAGTCCAGTATTTCCTGAAACAACcaaacaacagcaacagcagttACTACAGCAAAATGTTTCCCCAAACAGTAATAGTAATCCTAATGGTGCCGATGGGTATGATAGTTACAGATCTAATAATCTTACAGTTAAATTGGACCCGCAGACTGCTAGGATATTGGAACATGCTAGAAATGAAATAatggaaagaaagaatCAAGCTAGGAGTAGCAGTGCCTCTTCATCCGCTGCAACGGTTGCTTTATATCGAAGAAAACCATCAAATGATAGTAGCAATAATTTGAGCTCTGGTTCATCAAGAAGTGCTACCCAACGGGCTTCCCATAGTGCACCAGCCCATAATTTCAGCAATATCGTTGCAGGTTCATCGGCAGGTTCTACAACCCCAAAATCAACTCCCAATTCGGCACATGAAGTAAAACCTACTTCAAGTTGTCCCCAAAATAACATTAAATCTATTCCACCTTTGAGTAAAGTTGATATATTATGGTCGTACTATCTATTAAAGATGGACGAGCGTGTTATAAGAATGGGTGAGATAAAAATGGCAATTGTAAAGAATCAAGATCTTGAAAAAAGAGTTGACAAGGTTCGTGGAGTTATGGTGGAGTCTTCAAAAGCTCCAACTAAGGCTACCTTACTTTCTCAAGTTGTTAGAAATGGCGGACATAACACCGGCTTCAGGAGTCCGGATAAGGTTGGCTCTCATCTCATAGAAAGTGATTATTATTCTGAATCGGTAATTATATGGGATAACGTAAAGGAAGAATACAAAGAAAAGCTTGGTGATGACTTGATTGACATAGATCGTGGCTTAACTGCAAGTAAGATAAGGAAGCTTTTCTCAGGTATTAGGACTGATGATACGGCTGACCTGTTGAGTATGGATAATTATATCAATAAAATGGTAGTTATAACAACTTTTGGTAGATGTTTGGTGTTCGTTAGAACAATAAAGGCGTCGGTTGAGtctaatttattttttgaactcCAATATGAAATTAACTTATCTCTTCCCGGTGTTAATATTAAGGAAATAATGACTGACGGAAACGATCCTTTTGGTACTTTTGTAATCCAAACGCCTTTCAATTCATTTGTGTTTAATTGCCCACAACATGAACTAGATATTTGGACtaattctttgaataagAGTgtcaaaaagaattatGAGCGCATAGTTTTGGCAAATAAAGAGGAGCCTCCAAGTGAAGTTGCTACTGTTGCTGCTCGTTTGACAGTTGGACGAAATTCTGGTATCCCCAAAACTCCTTCTATATCAGTTTCTTGCTCTCCTAAGACATATCATTCAGTCACACCAGTTAAACATAACGACACAGTATCCCAGCCTAATACACCAAACGCTAATTATAATTCGGCTCCAGTTACCCCTGCACTACAACAGAATTCCGATGGTAAGCATGAAAGGCTATTTGAATCCTTTATTAATAGAAAAAACTATGAAAAACAGCCTGTGCAACCTGTGCCTCACTCATCTGCTTTAGTTCATGGATTACCGGCGGCCTCATCTCATGTCCGTTCAATGACTACTCATAGAAATTCAGAAGGTAGTCTATATCCTCCCTCATCAAGGATCAAGGGATCATCATCAAGGATGTTCACAAGAAGCGAGCGAGCGTTTAGAaaatga
- a CDS encoding uncharacterized protein (similar to Ashbya gossypii AFR336W): MSNVNCYFHSEIQTMIDMQRFKKLYQKWNPRTKIENGLTIAMYSKSLKDKWSHDTCQIDSLFELMDIKSAGHQSINGISPCSLETPVVSYSCSPPPCRGRLVEPVIHQDDRSGKKFKKLWHIFRKTKGYCQPQEQLGDVGAIEPQIISGYKGSSGVQDTLHQSPARMMTHHSLQKTHRYHRSSHYKNKLKGDANNSSTY, encoded by the coding sequence ATGTCCAATGTAAATTGTTACTTCCACTCTGAAATTCAGACGATGATTGATATGCAGCGGTTTAAAAAGCTGTACCAGAAATGGAATCCGAGGACTAAGATAGAAAATGGTCTAACGATTGCTATGTATTCGAAATCTCTGAAGGACAAGTGGAGTCACGACACTTGCCAAATTGATTCGTTGTTCGAGTTAATGGATATCAAATCTGCCGGTCATCAGTCTATCAACGGAATTTCACCTTGTTCTCTGGAGACACCAGTGGTTAGCTACAGCTGTTCACCTCCTCCCTGCAGAGGTAGATTAGTCGAACCGGTAATTCATCAAGATGATAGGAGTGGTAAgaagtttaaaaaacttTGGCATATATTTAGAAAAACAAAGGGATATTGTCAACCTCAAGAGCAATTGGGAGATGTTGGAGCCATTGAACCACAAATAATATCAGGATATAAAGGAAGCTCAGGAGTTCAAGATACGCTGCATCAATCACCAGCTAGGATGATGACACATCATTCTCTGCAAAAAACACATAGATATCATCGATCCTCTCACTACAAGAACAAATTGAAAGGTGACGCTAATAATTCAAGCACTTACTAA
- the IZH1 gene encoding PAQR-type receptor (similar to Ashbya gossypii AFR337W), producing MKTSGFVESRRCGHKKNFNRRLYSFDELPEWQKDNELIRMGYVRETNSFLECLKSMTYFNNESVNIYTHLVPSVTYFILLLLFVDLVVTPMFPGTTMREYIMIDFYLFGVFVCLMCSTCFHCLKQHSESHNRIWSKVDYIGIIVQITSSIVSILYYGFYDHISHIKWLSVLTLTLGVCCVTFVLNDRFNAIDYRLLRAIFFTVFGFSGVVPVLIGIYQFGLIEWLARIQLKFVLAGTIFYIFGALIYGFRIPEALAPGKFDFIGHSHQIFHLLVVLGSICHFRAVIGSYVFMRTGKNYPGLLMII from the coding sequence ATGAAGACTTCTGGATTTGTAGAAAGCCGAAGATGTGGTCACAAGAAAAATTTCAATAGAAGATTATATTCCTTTGATGAATTACCCGAGTGGCAGAAGGATAATGAACTTATTAGGATGGGTTATGTTCGGGAAACTAATTCATTTTTGGAATGTTTAAAATCAATGACATATTTCAATAATGAGTCTGTtaatatatacacacaTCTAGTACCCAGTGTCACATACTTTATtctattattgttgtttgttgATTTGGTTGTGACCCCAATGTTTCCTGGAACCACCATGCGTGAGTACATTATGATTGACttttatttgtttggcGTATTTGTGTGTTTGATGTGCAGTACTTGTTTTCACTGCTTGAAGCAACATTCAGAGTCACATAATCGAATCTGGTCAAAAGTTGATTACATTGGGATCATCGTTCAAATCACGAGCTCAATTGTTTCAATATTGTATTATGGATTTTACGACCACATCAGTCACATTAAATGGCTTAGTGTATTGACACTGACATTGGGAGTATGTTGCGTTACATTTGTATTAAATGATAGGTTTAACGCCATAGATTACAGACTTTTAAGAGCAATATTTTTCACCGTATTCGGTTTTAGTGGCGTAGTCCCAGTGCTCATTGGCATTTACCAGTTTGGTTTAATCGAATGGCTTGCCCGAATACAACTTAAATTTGTCCTAGCTGGAACTATCTTCTACATCTTTGGAGCTCTAATATACGGATTTCGAATCCCAGAGGCTTTAGCCCCCGGaaagtttgattttattgGTCATTCACATCAAATTTTCCATCTTCTGGTTGTGTTAGGTTCCATTTGTCATTTCAGAGCTGTCATTGGTTCATATGTCTTCATGCGAACAGGTAAAAACTACCCAGGACTATTaatgattatttga
- the TPT1 gene encoding tRNA 2'-phosphotransferase (similar to Ashbya gossypii AFR339W) encodes MSSGATQKRDILISKALSYLLRHHAVRENLPIDLNGYVLVKDILTHNRLKTHKCTVQDIRRIVESNDKRRFHIKVSEEGEESICATQGHSIPHIVPSNDLLERISTIEQLPTQLIHGTTVQNCGLILESGFIKRMKRNHVHLSPGVTGQDKQVISGMRASSTVHIYLNMANLLDKLQLFRSKNNVYLTPNDVPVELFEKIVIQSKKVSDISTNKLIAELERMHIPYETSK; translated from the coding sequence ATGTCTAGCGGCGCTACTCAAAAGAGAGATATTCTAATCAGTAAAGCGCTTTCATATCTTCTCAGGCATCATGCTGTTAGAGAGAATCTACCCATTGACTTAAACGGATACGTCCTAGTGAAAGATATTCTCACCCACAATAGATTGAAAACGCATAAATGCACGGTTCAGGACATCCGCCGCATAGTTGAAAGTAACGATAAGAGGAGATTTCATATCAAAGTGTCGGAAGAAGGTGAAGAAAGTATATGTGCAACTCAAGGTCATTCAATTCCACACATAGTGCCATCTAACGATTTGCTGGAAAGGATTTCAACAATAGAGCAGTTACCGACACAACTAATACATGGCACCACAGTTCAAAATTGCGGTCTAATTTTGGAATCAGGTTTTATTAAACGTATGAAGAGAAACCATGTCCATCTTTCACCAGGAGTTACTGGTCAGGATAAACAAGTTATAAGTGGTATGCGTGCTTCAAGCACAGTACATATCTATTTGAACATGGCAAACCTGCTAGACAAGTTGCAACTATTCAGGTCTAAAAATAACGTATATCTAACCCCAAATGACGTCCCTGTTGAACTCTTTGAAAAGATCGTGATTCAGAGTAAAAAGGTCAGCGATATTAGTACCAATAAGCTAATTGCTGAGTTGGAAAGAATGCATATCCCATACGAAACCAGTAAATAA
- the RSM28 gene encoding mitochondrial 37S ribosomal protein mS46 RSM28 (similar to Ashbya gossypii AFR340W) — MLRSTFSHISKRFSSSKVSSEYLQSLLQRVQEVKILSHRNLDNRSRNRPQKASSQGNTRPRKPRNHMNHANLKSQTGRNIISTSKVNSSVKRRSPKLKEYADNNNIYNDLVSNISDKARKTSAHGKQVKSSGKMSKKTVPGLIMKKQNVNNELQMFSHSENYCPSVPTRLSLLKYMPNLGINYSSKLTNYAVESLKESRFPFHRPFNSGMSSTDQGSITNERVILKPQDNGMVKLDKEPLTENFKVPLDYEYLKSFVKGRYEELDPYTADAFAEIVNTKSRQKELLANSEIVRLSVQQSNMKVDQRKLLFEVCSGLKKVSALKQ; from the coding sequence ATGCTGCGTTCAACGTTTTCGCACATCTCTAAGAGATTCAGTAGTAGCAAGGTTTCCTCTGAATATTTGCAGAGCCTTTTACAACGTGTCCAAGAAGTCAAGATCCTTTCTCATAGAAATTTGGACAATAGATCCAGAAACAGACCTCAAAAGGCAAGTTCTCAGGGTAATACTAGACCAAGGAAACCTAGGAACCATATGAACCATGCTAACCTGAAGTCGCAAACTGGCAggaatattatttctaCGTCTAAAGTTAATTCGAGCGTTAAACGTAGAAGTCCAAAACTGAAGGAATATGCTGATAAcaataacatatataatgatttGGTTAGCAATATTAGTGACAAGGCTCGGAAAACATCTGCCCATGGTAAACAGGTTAAAAGCTCCGGGAAAATGTCTAAAAAAACCGTTCCAGGattaataatgaagaagcagaatGTTAATAATGAGCTTCAAATGTTTTCTCATTCTGAGAACTATTGTCCAAGTGTTCCAACACGGTTATCCTTATTGAAATATATGCCAAATTTGGGTATTAATTACTCGTCTAAATTAACAAATTATGCTGTTGAAAGTCTGAAAGAGTCTAGATTTCCATTCCATAGGCCTTTTAACAGTGGTATGTCTTCGACTGATCAAGGTAGTATTACGAACGAAAGAGTGATTTTAAAGCCACAAGATAACGGCATGGTGAAACTAGACAAAGAACCACTAACGGAAAACTTCAAAGTTCCTTTAGATTATGAgtatttaaaaagttttgttAAGGGCAGatatgaagaattggaTCCGTATACCGCGGATGCATTTGCAGAAATAGTGAATACCAAGAGTAGGCAAAAAGAACTGTTAGCCAATAGTGAAATCGTTAGGCTTAGCGTACAACAAAGTAATATGAAGGTCGATCAGAGAAAGTTATTGTTTGAAGTCTGTAGTGGACTTAAAAAGGTTTCAGCACTGAAACAGTAA